One Campylobacter sp. MIT 12-8780 DNA window includes the following coding sequences:
- a CDS encoding chromosome segregation protein ParM, with the protein MKRSIYISLLLCNLTLAGSRIELNLGQSYDFAEKDILELIDEHINKNKANFEQKAREIHQKGAENVKNYKPKDLKALEPATEDRVFYPNLTYTLNEDIRGADGKIIYKKGYSFNPADYVKINYAMIVIDGTNKAEVEWFKTSGYANSIAYRLLLSNGSYYDLNQELKQAIFYLVPQIRDRFNIQKTPSIIKQVGNVIEVREICLSCKEQNTTLSKAHQ; encoded by the coding sequence ATGAAAAGGAGTATTTACATAAGCTTGCTACTTTGTAATTTAACTTTAGCAGGATCAAGGATAGAGCTTAATCTTGGGCAAAGCTATGATTTTGCAGAAAAAGATATTTTAGAGCTTATTGATGAGCATATTAACAAAAATAAAGCTAATTTCGAGCAAAAAGCACGAGAAATACATCAAAAAGGAGCTGAAAATGTTAAAAATTACAAGCCAAAAGATTTAAAAGCTCTTGAACCTGCAACAGAAGATAGGGTATTTTATCCAAATCTAACTTATACGCTAAATGAAGACATAAGAGGGGCTGATGGCAAGATAATCTATAAAAAAGGTTATAGTTTCAATCCAGCTGATTATGTAAAAATAAACTATGCAATGATTGTTATTGATGGCACAAATAAAGCTGAAGTGGAATGGTTTAAGACAAGTGGCTATGCCAATTCTATAGCTTACCGCTTACTTCTTTCAAATGGAAGTTATTATGATTTAAATCAAGAGCTTAAGCAAGCTATTTTTTATCTTGTGCCTCAAATTCGTGATAGATTTAATATACAAAAAACACCAAGCATTATCAAGCAAGTAGGCAATGTTATAGAAGTGCGTGAAATTTGCCTTTCTTGCAAGGAACAAAACACCACACTCTCAAAGGCTCATCAATGA
- the traF gene encoding conjugal transfer protein TraF, producing the protein MYKKYMSIALISSLCYANEYFNIGKNDFFSTSKRGWHYFEKDDINKSINLEERKKEIDKQDEVFMSSIPLNSLENLTAEEFTQTFEKARKIATMKPTKENVAILQKMNKWQLEQSEKFAMIWQVNLLENPNLEFPELASDKFGRNDALIQRDKKIEQFFKSHKDDLAFVVFMSKFNESTNIKQKDVYDTIKRQYGVTVEYIDVDIRKDLIETFKLETTPENFFIYKNSKGEAIWKRIRAGLSNKDDIVNNTIFLFENAILEGDK; encoded by the coding sequence TTGTATAAAAAATATATGAGTATTGCATTAATAAGTTCTTTATGCTACGCAAATGAGTATTTTAATATAGGAAAGAATGATTTTTTTTCTACTAGTAAAAGAGGCTGGCATTATTTTGAAAAAGATGACATCAATAAAAGCATAAATCTTGAAGAAAGAAAAAAAGAAATCGATAAACAAGATGAAGTATTTATGTCTTCTATACCACTTAATTCCTTAGAGAATCTTACAGCCGAAGAATTTACTCAAACCTTTGAAAAAGCTAGAAAGATAGCCACAATGAAACCCACAAAAGAAAATGTTGCTATTTTACAAAAGATGAATAAGTGGCAATTAGAGCAATCTGAAAAATTTGCAATGATATGGCAAGTTAATCTGCTAGAAAATCCAAACTTGGAATTCCCTGAACTAGCAAGTGATAAATTTGGGCGTAACGATGCTTTGATACAAAGAGATAAAAAGATAGAGCAATTCTTTAAAAGCCATAAAGACGACCTTGCTTTTGTGGTTTTTATGAGCAAATTTAACGAAAGCACTAATATCAAACAAAAAGATGTCTATGATACCATTAAAAGACAATACGGTGTCACTGTTGAATACATAGATGTAGATATACGAAAAGATTTAATTGAAACTTTTAAGCTTGAGACAACGCCTGAAAATTTTTTTATTTATAAAAATTCAAAGGGTGAAGCGATTTGGAAAAGGATAAGAGCTGGATTAAGCAATAAAGATGACATTGTCAACAATACCATATTTTTGTTTGAAAATGCAATTTTAGAGGGGGATAAATGA
- a CDS encoding ParM/StbA family protein has product MTAQNIAIDIGYGDTKVMFDGKCFKFPSAIEQVRQAQVSLGGNENDVYSLNGSKFKVGQKATRNAIATRGFGFLQKYSPLLIRHAFALAGIDINKPISLATGLSLLNYQEAQSFLAGITNFIVDDKVFELDVSLFAQGQGIFIECPCQKDNKLVCIIDIGYNTLDFLAFEDNEPRSDLCFANQGGANKIIVDLQKLLTKEYKIDFSEQQAKKIFMSKEVQISGQIIDFSDTINAMTMQYADFVMDEFYNKIGDTIKLADSVVISGGGAYFLDKEYMQKEYPHIFFTQIPYEFSNVRGYYRGAFESDNELKHKE; this is encoded by the coding sequence ATGACAGCACAAAACATAGCCATAGATATAGGATATGGTGATACAAAGGTAATGTTTGATGGTAAATGCTTTAAATTTCCATCAGCTATAGAACAAGTTCGCCAAGCTCAAGTGAGTTTAGGTGGTAATGAAAACGATGTGTATAGTCTCAATGGTTCAAAATTTAAAGTAGGGCAAAAAGCTACAAGAAATGCTATTGCCACAAGAGGTTTTGGTTTTTTGCAAAAATATTCGCCTTTGCTCATAAGGCACGCTTTTGCTTTGGCTGGTATTGATATAAATAAGCCCATATCACTTGCTACAGGACTTTCTCTTTTAAATTACCAAGAAGCACAAAGCTTTTTAGCTGGGATTACAAATTTTATTGTCGATGATAAGGTATTTGAGCTTGATGTTTCTTTATTTGCTCAAGGGCAAGGCATATTTATAGAATGTCCTTGCCAAAAAGACAATAAGCTCGTTTGTATCATTGATATAGGCTATAACACGCTTGATTTCTTAGCCTTTGAGGATAACGAGCCAAGAAGCGATTTGTGTTTTGCTAATCAAGGAGGAGCAAATAAGATCATCGTAGATTTACAAAAACTCTTAACCAAAGAATATAAGATAGATTTTAGCGAACAGCAGGCTAAAAAGATATTTATGAGCAAAGAAGTGCAAATTTCAGGACAAATCATAGATTTTAGCGACACAATCAATGCAATGACTATGCAGTATGCTGATTTTGTGATGGACGAGTTTTACAACAAGATAGGAGATACTATTAAACTTGCTGATAGTGTTGTTATTTCAGGTGGTGGAGCATATTTTTTAGATAAAGAATATATGCAAAAAGAATATCCTCATATCTTTTTTACACAAATCCCTTATGAATTTTCTAATGTTAGGGGTTATTATAGAGGTGCTTTTGAAAGCGATAATGAATTGAAACATAAGGAGTAA
- a CDS encoding DUF6573 family protein, whose product MIDSELIYSYSRKQAIEDGVLVDVSEMAKEAGFKYPVAITSSLYALLNENKPKTEDFEGRLWDILNILHLEIARTKDLKIDRIDFSVHINTLNTKESNIHKLKCICGAGDNAEPVLTIMFINED is encoded by the coding sequence ATGATTGATTCGGAATTAATCTATTCTTATTCAAGAAAACAAGCTATAGAAGATGGTGTTTTAGTTGATGTGAGCGAGATGGCAAAAGAAGCTGGGTTTAAATACCCTGTAGCTATTACTAGCTCTCTTTATGCCTTGCTTAATGAAAATAAGCCTAAGACGGAGGATTTTGAGGGGAGATTATGGGACATATTAAATATTTTACACCTTGAAATTGCACGCACTAAAGATTTGAAAATTGATAGGATTGATTTTTCGGTCCATATTAATACTTTAAACACTAAAGAAAGCAATATTCACAAACTTAAATGTATTTGTGGTGCAGGGGATAACGCAGAACCTGTTCTTACAATTATGTTTATCAACGAGGATTGA
- a CDS encoding toxic anion resistance protein, with protein sequence MDKESISLTMNIFIYFIAGGGILLWLLFLLNAFITKNFNILEFLEFEAEIFTKPNIKEKTMDKTIQKTKQHNTAVEIVPKFKKRVVEDIVNTCNDYINNFTSDKAELALEELKKVSLELDGKKRKKNSIFSWFVSKYEDTKINYQKTTDIVKNLDLKLEQEVINLEKDIVTFQILQKSLEEHIIQRKDYAKQLKAKKANNTNDEFLQKRSLYDNNQAIIASEQARVTLEAICRNNKEIILNITRVRENTLQVLCNQLLADSILKKQELILNATRTITESTNGLLKDTAKELANKTIAIQKEATSGILNDDTLRDSLKQCYFALDEIKNFKKDSIPKIESKIKETVSILNIIPKEVKYVCSEVK encoded by the coding sequence ATGGATAAAGAAAGCATATCACTTACTATGAATATTTTTATTTACTTTATTGCTGGTGGGGGTATTTTGCTGTGGTTGCTTTTTTTATTGAATGCATTCATTACAAAAAATTTTAATATTCTTGAATTTCTTGAATTTGAAGCAGAAATCTTTACAAAGCCAAATATAAAGGAGAAAACTATGGATAAAACTATCCAAAAGACAAAACAACATAACACCGCAGTGGAAATAGTTCCAAAATTTAAAAAAAGGGTTGTGGAAGATATTGTAAATACTTGCAATGACTATATCAACAATTTTACCTCTGATAAGGCAGAATTAGCCTTAGAAGAGCTTAAAAAAGTAAGTCTTGAACTTGATGGGAAGAAAAGAAAGAAAAATTCGATTTTTAGCTGGTTTGTTTCTAAATATGAAGATACAAAAATAAATTACCAAAAAACTACAGACATAGTCAAAAATTTGGATTTGAAACTCGAACAAGAAGTGATAAATTTAGAAAAAGATATAGTTACTTTTCAAATATTGCAAAAAAGTCTTGAAGAGCATATTATCCAAAGGAAAGACTATGCCAAACAACTAAAAGCTAAAAAAGCTAATAATACAAATGATGAATTTTTGCAAAAAAGAAGCTTATATGATAACAACCAAGCAATTATAGCAAGCGAACAAGCAAGAGTTACCTTAGAAGCTATATGCAGAAATAATAAAGAGATCATCTTAAATATTACTAGGGTAAGAGAAAATACCTTACAAGTTTTATGCAATCAACTTTTAGCTGATAGCATACTTAAAAAACAGGAATTAATTTTAAATGCTACAAGAACCATTACCGAATCAACTAATGGTTTGCTAAAAGATACAGCCAAAGAGCTTGCTAATAAAACTATAGCCATTCAAAAAGAAGCAACTTCAGGAATACTAAATGATGATACTTTAAGAGACTCGTTAAAACAATGCTATTTTGCTTTAGATGAAATTAAAAATTTCAAAAAGGATAGCATACCAAAGATTGAAAGCAAAATTAAAGAAACTGTAAGTATTTTAAACATCATTCCTAAGGAGGTAAAATATGTCTGCAGTGAAGTCAAATGA